In Halobacteria archaeon AArc-dxtr1, the sequence TACGGTGATTCGGCCGTCTCGCCGTGGACGAAGACGAGGCCACGGCTCATCGATCCGATGAGCATCCCCTCGTCGTGCTCGAGTAAGCTCCCGGTGTCGACGCAGACCCGGTCGGCTCGGGGGACGGACTCGATATCGACGACCTCGGCGTACTCGAGATCGAGTTGTTCGCGCTCGGCTTCGTCGCGGACCTCGACTGTCTTTCTGATCTCGTCAGGGTCGTCGGAGTCGAGCAAGACGGCGTCGGCGCCGAGTTCGAGCGTCTCGAACGCTGTGTCTGCCTCCTCGGCAGTCGTGACGCCGGCGATGAGATCGGTCTCCTCGCCGATGCGGGCGATCAGGTTCTCGAGGGGGATGATCGTCCAGTCGTCGCCGATAACGATCGTGTACTCGGCGTCCTCGGCGGCGGCCTCAGCGAACGTCTCGTACTCCTGGCTGAGAATGCGAACGTAGGCGCCGCGCTCGATCTCGTCGTCGCGGCGCAGCGTCGAGAGGTCAGCAGAGCCCGAGAGGTCGGCAGGAAGGTCGACGGTGCCGTCACCCTCGGCGTCCTTCCCGACGACGACGGCGTCGGGCCGGGCGTTCGGCGCTTCGTCCTCGGGATCGTCGATCAGCGAGACGTCCCCGTCGGTGCGGAAGGCGGCGACGTTGATGTCACCCAACTCGCGCACGCGG encodes:
- a CDS encoding 3-dehydroquinate synthase II is translated as MTRAVWVKADDTVGDWDDRRARITAALEAGADWVLVDDDDVARVRELGDINVAAFRTDGDVSLIDDPEDEAPNARPDAVVVGKDAEGDGTVDLPADLSGSADLSTLRRDDEIERGAYVRILSQEYETFAEAAAEDAEYTIVIGDDWTIIPLENLIARIGEETDLIAGVTTAEEADTAFETLELGADAVLLDSDDPDEIRKTVEVRDEAEREQLDLEYAEVVDIESVPRADRVCVDTGSLLEHDEGMLIGSMSRGLVFVHGETAESPYVASRPFRVNAGAVHAYVRTPDGGTKYLSELQSGDEVQIVDTDGRTREAVVGRVKIEKRPMFRVAVETEDGDRVETLLQNAETIKVATSEGRKAVTDLSVGDELQLYTEDTARHFGEAVEESIIEK